TACAGCTCGCCGGGGATGGACTGGAGGCCGCCGAGCAGGGCCACCATCATGAAGGGGATGCCCAGCCAGACGTTGACGGTGATGACGGCGAGCTTGGCCCAGGTGGGGTCGTCGAGCCACGGGACGGCGGAGATCCCGCCGCCTTCGAGGACCTTGTTGAGGATGCCGTTGTCGCGGTTGAAGAGGAACCGCCAGGCGAAGACGGAGACGAAGCCGGGGACGGCCCAGGGCAGGATGAGCGCCATCCGGTAGACGGCGCGGCCCCGGAAGTCCCGGTTGAGGATGGTGGCGAGGCCGAGGCCGAGCGCGAAGGTGACGGACACGCACGCGACGGTCCAGATCACCGTCCACACCAGCCGGTCCAGGAAGACCGGGTCGCTCAGCGCGGCCGTGTAGTTGTCGAAGCCGACGAACTGGTACGTCGCGTCGATGGTGTTGGGGCCGATCGTACGGGCGACGTTGCGCTCGTTGGCGTCGGTCAGCGACAGGTAGATCCCGCGGACCAGCGGCCACCCGACGATCACGCCGAGGACGAGCACCACGGGGGTGACCATCGTCCAGGCGTACCAGTGGGTGGCCAGCGCGCGCCGGACCCGGCCGGGGCTGGCCCCGGGCTTGCGGTCGGTCCCGCGCCCCCGGCCGCGGGCGACGTCGATGTCGTCACCCGCGGCCGCGGCCACAGACCGGCTGGTCTGAGATGCCATCGTCGTACTACTTCCAGCCCTTGAGGATCTTGCGGAACTCGACGCCGGTCGCCTTGGC
This is a stretch of genomic DNA from Streptomyces sp. NBC_00536. It encodes these proteins:
- a CDS encoding carbohydrate ABC transporter permease, producing MASQTSRSVAAAAGDDIDVARGRGRGTDRKPGASPGRVRRALATHWYAWTMVTPVVLVLGVIVGWPLVRGIYLSLTDANERNVARTIGPNTIDATYQFVGFDNYTAALSDPVFLDRLVWTVIWTVACVSVTFALGLGLATILNRDFRGRAVYRMALILPWAVPGFVSVFAWRFLFNRDNGILNKVLEGGGISAVPWLDDPTWAKLAVITVNVWLGIPFMMVALLGGLQSIPGELYEAAEMDGASPWQRFRHITLPGLRTVSMTVILLSTIWTFNMFPVIFLLTRGGPGDSTEILVTQAFRQAFVTSPRDFAGSATWGVLILALLMIFALVYRRSLRKQGEVW